A window of Firmicutes bacterium HGW-Firmicutes-1 contains these coding sequences:
- the folE gene encoding GTP cyclohydrolase I FolE: protein MAIDLIKIEEHVREILIALGDNPDREGLKDTPKRVANMYAEVFEGMNYSNKELATMFDKTFEEDLDIEVDSKDMVMMKDIDIISHCEHHLALMYNMKVAVAYIPNKKIIGLSKIARIVDMVGRRLQLQERIGTDIAEIMELVTGSEDIAVIIEGEHGCMSARGIKKTNAKTTTTTLKGRFNSDTALWSKLFALYK, encoded by the coding sequence ATGGCAATAGATTTAATTAAGATTGAAGAACATGTAAGGGAAATACTGATTGCATTAGGAGATAACCCTGATAGAGAAGGGCTAAAGGATACACCAAAAAGAGTGGCTAATATGTACGCTGAAGTTTTTGAAGGAATGAATTATTCAAATAAAGAATTGGCTACAATGTTTGATAAAACCTTTGAAGAAGATTTAGATATTGAAGTAGACTCGAAGGATATGGTTATGATGAAGGATATTGATATTATCAGTCATTGTGAACATCACTTGGCTTTGATGTACAATATGAAGGTGGCAGTTGCTTATATACCAAACAAGAAAATTATAGGATTAAGCAAAATAGCAAGAATTGTTGATATGGTAGGACGTAGACTTCAACTTCAAGAGCGCATAGGAACTGATATTGCTGAAATCATGGAATTGGTTACAGGATCAGAGGATATTGCAGTCATTATTGAAGGTGAGCATGGTTGCATGAGTGCAAGAGGAATTAAGAAAACCAATGCCAAGACGACGACAACTACCCTAAAGGGTAGATTTAACTCTGACACAGCTCTATGGAGTAAGTTGTTTGCACTCTATAAATAA
- the queD gene encoding 6-carboxytetrahydropterin synthase QueD: MYIIQSEHSFDSAHFLAAYDGKCRHIHGHRWRVIIEVQTDQLIESGQLEGMVTDFSDLKYDVKALVDVFDHGLILQEGTMRKETLNCLLEDGFHIIKVDFRPTAENFAKYFYNKMEEKGYHVKRATVFETPTNSAIYEKM, encoded by the coding sequence ATGTATATTATTCAAAGTGAACACAGTTTTGATAGTGCCCATTTTCTTGCTGCATATGATGGAAAATGTCGACACATTCATGGACACAGATGGAGGGTAATCATTGAGGTGCAAACAGATCAACTCATTGAATCAGGACAGTTAGAAGGCATGGTGACAGATTTCTCAGATTTAAAATACGATGTAAAAGCACTAGTAGATGTATTTGATCATGGATTGATTCTTCAAGAAGGCACTATGAGAAAAGAAACATTAAACTGTTTATTAGAAGATGGTTTTCATATTATTAAAGTTGATTTTAGACCAACTGCTGAAAACTTCGCTAAATATTTTTACAATAAGATGGAAGAAAAAGGGTATCACGTTAAAAGAGCTACAGTATTTGAAACTCCAACGAACAGTGCAATATATGAGAAAATGTGA
- a CDS encoding putative 7-carboxy-7-deazaguanine synthase QueE → MTYKVVEKFISVNGEGRLSGQLALFIRFQGCNLSCSYCDTSWANDDNCLFTIMTKEELDQYIEASGIINITLTGGEPLIQEHFIELVEYLSRIQDRRIEIETNGSAPILPLKEIKNKNVFITMDYKLPSSGMEEHMMLTNLSKLTKDDTIKFVVGSESDLSKAKQLMNQFKLVQNTNVYISPVFGQITPEEIVEWLKDNLLNHVTLQLQLHKIIWGNDVKGV, encoded by the coding sequence ATGACTTATAAAGTAGTTGAAAAGTTTATCAGTGTAAATGGTGAAGGTAGATTATCAGGCCAATTAGCATTATTTATTCGCTTTCAGGGTTGTAATTTAAGCTGTAGCTATTGTGATACTAGTTGGGCAAATGATGACAACTGTTTATTTACAATAATGACAAAGGAAGAGCTTGATCAGTATATTGAGGCTTCAGGAATCATTAACATTACCCTAACTGGTGGAGAACCACTTATTCAAGAGCATTTCATTGAGTTGGTGGAATACCTTTCAAGAATACAGGATAGAAGGATAGAAATAGAAACTAACGGTAGTGCTCCAATTTTACCTTTAAAAGAAATTAAAAACAAGAATGTTTTTATTACAATGGATTATAAGCTTCCCTCAAGCGGTATGGAAGAGCATATGATGCTTACCAACTTGAGCAAGCTCACAAAGGATGATACAATTAAGTTCGTTGTAGGAAGCGAATCTGATTTAAGTAAAGCAAAACAATTAATGAATCAATTTAAATTGGTGCAAAATACCAATGTATATATAAGCCCAGTATTTGGTCAGATAACACCAGAAGAAATTGTTGAATGGTTGAAAGACAATTTATTGAATCACGTAACGTTACAGCTCCAATTACACAAAATAATTTGGGGTAATGACGTGAAAGGGGTATAA
- the pabB gene encoding aminodeoxychorismate synthase, component I → MEPLIVEIDTKRSAYEIFSIFNHEEEVVFFDSSLEDERLGQYSFLAFNPFLTFRYKDGEVIINNNAFQGDIFEELNKITNEYQVVNKSGLPFIGGGMGYFSYDLVRDLEKIPNLSQETLNIPTCYFNFYDTVIIYDHKQGKVFASALGIKEVKEKSITYIIHKIMTDLVNTPFEKGLSKEIAFHSKFTKESYIDTVEKVRQYIKNGDVYITNLTHTFTTDIDEAPLTIYKKLRTINPAPFSAIMQLDGFNILSSSPERFLKITNGHVETRPIKGTRPRGKTIEEDERNKEALLNSEKDKSELLMIVDLERNDLSKVCRPYTVKVEGLFELEAYATVYHLAATIKGQLKDSCTAVDCIKACFPGGSITGTPKIRSMQIIEELEPTRRNIYTGCIGYLGFDGNADMNIVIRTIVEKDGQVFIGVGGGVTWESDCLEEYQETLDKASALFASITQKI, encoded by the coding sequence ATAGAACCTTTGATTGTAGAAATAGATACGAAACGAAGTGCATATGAGATATTCTCCATATTTAATCATGAAGAGGAAGTGGTTTTTTTTGACAGTAGTTTGGAGGATGAGCGATTAGGACAATACTCATTCCTAGCGTTTAACCCATTCTTGACTTTTCGGTATAAAGACGGAGAAGTTATTATAAATAACAATGCTTTTCAGGGCGATATTTTTGAAGAGCTAAATAAAATAACGAATGAATATCAAGTTGTTAACAAATCGGGGCTACCATTTATTGGGGGAGGCATGGGATATTTTTCTTATGACCTAGTAAGAGACTTGGAAAAAATTCCAAATTTATCTCAAGAAACCTTAAACATACCAACTTGTTATTTTAACTTTTACGATACAGTAATTATATATGACCACAAACAAGGAAAGGTATTTGCAAGCGCGTTAGGAATCAAAGAAGTTAAAGAAAAGTCAATTACATACATTATTCATAAAATTATGACAGACTTAGTGAATACCCCCTTTGAAAAAGGTTTATCAAAAGAGATCGCATTTCATTCCAAATTCACAAAAGAGTCTTATATTGATACTGTTGAGAAGGTGAGACAATATATCAAAAATGGAGATGTGTATATCACGAACTTAACGCATACGTTTACAACAGATATAGATGAAGCGCCACTAACTATATATAAAAAGCTTAGAACCATTAATCCTGCACCATTTAGTGCAATCATGCAGTTAGATGGATTTAATATATTATCATCTTCGCCAGAAAGATTCTTGAAAATAACCAACGGGCATGTAGAAACCAGACCTATTAAAGGAACGAGACCAAGGGGTAAGACAATTGAAGAGGATGAAAGAAATAAGGAAGCATTGTTGAATAGTGAAAAAGATAAGTCGGAATTATTAATGATCGTAGATTTAGAAAGAAACGATTTAAGTAAGGTTTGTAGACCCTATACCGTAAAAGTGGAAGGACTTTTTGAGCTTGAAGCCTATGCAACAGTATATCATTTGGCAGCAACAATAAAAGGACAATTAAAGGATTCCTGTACTGCAGTAGACTGCATTAAGGCTTGTTTCCCAGGAGGATCAATCACAGGAACACCAAAGATAAGGTCAATGCAAATAATAGAGGAATTAGAGCCAACAAGAAGAAATATTTACACAGGATGTATTGGGTATTTAGGTTTTGACGGCAATGCAGACATGAATATTGTAATTAGAACAATTGTTGAAAAAGATGGACAAGTCTTTATTGGTGTTGGTGGCGGAGTCACATGGGAATCCGATTGTTTAGAAGAATACCAAGAAACGTTGGATAAAGCTAGCGCGCTATTTGCAAGTATAACACAAAAGATATAG
- a CDS encoding aminodeoxychorismate/anthranilate synthase component II has translation MFLMIDNYDSFVYNLVRYFIELGQEIIVYRNDEITIDLIEHLQPEGIILSPGPKTPNEAGMSIQIIEVFKGRIPILGICLGHQAIAQVFGASIVHGNSPMHGKLSEVFHDEKGIFMNLEQGVLVTRYHSLVVDKKTIPSCLEVSCETKDGVIMGIRHKEYNIEGLQFHPEAELTQHGHAMIHNYIDMCKKESSLR, from the coding sequence ATTTTTTTAATGATTGATAATTATGACTCTTTCGTTTACAATTTAGTTAGATATTTTATAGAGTTAGGCCAAGAAATAATTGTATACAGAAACGATGAAATTACGATAGACTTGATTGAACATTTACAACCTGAGGGTATTATTCTCTCACCAGGACCAAAAACACCTAATGAAGCAGGGATGTCTATACAAATTATTGAAGTATTTAAAGGGCGTATTCCAATATTGGGTATTTGCTTAGGACACCAAGCAATTGCACAGGTATTCGGAGCAAGCATTGTTCATGGTAATAGCCCGATGCATGGTAAGCTCTCTGAGGTTTTCCATGATGAAAAGGGTATTTTTATGAACTTAGAACAAGGTGTTTTGGTGACAAGATATCATTCATTGGTGGTTGACAAGAAAACAATCCCAAGTTGTCTTGAGGTGAGCTGTGAAACCAAAGATGGCGTTATTATGGGTATTCGACATAAAGAATACAATATTGAAGGGCTGCAATTTCATCCAGAAGCCGAATTAACACAACATGGACATGCAATGATTCACAACTATATTGATATGTGTAAGAAGGAGAGTAGCTTGCGGTGA
- the queC gene encoding 7-cyano-7-deazaguanine synthase QueC, translating to MKKENAVIIFSGGQDSTTCLFWAKERFHEVIAISFDYGQKHSLELNCATDICREQGIEHHILDMSLLNQLAPNSLTRSDIKVDTDAPDVGTPNTFVDGRNLLFITFGAIFAKQRDIHHIVTGVSQSDYSGYPDCRDIFIKSLNVTLELSMNYQFVIHTPLMWIDKAETWEMAYDLGVLDIIKDETLTCYNGIKGQGCGECPACKLRSKGYHLFMEGLNK from the coding sequence ATGAAAAAAGAAAATGCAGTCATAATATTTAGCGGTGGTCAAGATAGCACGACCTGTTTGTTTTGGGCTAAGGAGAGGTTTCATGAAGTCATTGCGATATCCTTTGATTATGGACAAAAGCATAGCCTTGAATTGAATTGTGCAACGGACATATGTAGAGAACAGGGTATAGAACATCATATTCTAGATATGAGCTTATTGAATCAATTGGCACCAAACTCTTTGACAAGATCTGATATAAAGGTGGACACTGATGCACCTGATGTCGGCACACCAAATACATTTGTAGATGGTCGAAATCTATTATTCATTACTTTTGGTGCAATTTTTGCAAAACAAAGAGATATACATCATATTGTTACGGGTGTTTCTCAAAGTGACTATAGTGGTTATCCAGATTGTCGAGATATTTTTATCAAATCTTTAAATGTGACCTTAGAGCTTTCAATGAATTATCAGTTTGTAATACATACACCACTTATGTGGATTGATAAGGCAGAGACTTGGGAAATGGCATATGATTTAGGTGTACTCGATATTATTAAGGATGAAACGCTAACCTGTTATAATGGCATAAAAGGTCAAGGTTGTGGAGAGTGTCCAGCTTGTAAGCTAAGAAGCAAGGGGTATCATTTATTTATGGAAGGTCTTAATAAATAA